GGGCGGTGTGCTGCGTCTCGGAGACCCGCACCGACTCGCAGTCGACGCCGTGGCGCTCGAGCCAGCTGCGGTAGTCGGCGAAGTCCTCACCGACCGAGCCGACGAGGACCGGGCGCTGGCCGAGGTTGGCCATGCCGAAGCAGATGTTGGCGGCGACCCCTCCCCGGCGGATCTCGAGCTTGTGGGCCAGGAAGCTCACGGAGATCTTGTCGAGCTGATCGACGACGAGCGAGTCGGCGAAGCGACCCGAGAAGGTCATCAGGTGGTCGGTGGCGATGGATCCGGCGATGGCGATGGGCACCGGGTCACCCTACATACGACGTGGCGCCGGCCGCTCACCCGCGACGGGCCGGTGGCCCGCCCGTCGACGCACGAAGGCCCCATCCACCGCACGGGTGGATGGGGCCTTGCTGGTGCGACCGATCAGCTGAAGCTGTCGCCGCAGGCGCAGGAGCTGCCCGCGTTGGGGTTGTCGATGGTGAAGCCCTGCTTCTCGATGGTGTCGGCGAAGTCGATCGTGGCCTCGCTGAGGTACGGGGCGCTCATGCGGTCGACGACGACCTCGACACCGTTGAACTCGCGCACGAGGTCACCGTCGAGCGAGCGCTCGTCGAAGTACAGCTGGTAGATCAGGCCGGAGCAACCGCCCGGCTGGACGCCGATGCGCAGGCGCAGGTCATCGCGACCCTCCTGCTCGAGCAGCGACTTGACCTTGCCCGCGGCGACGTCGGTGAGGACGATGCCGTGGGTCTCGGTGGCCGTCTCTGCAGCGCCGTCGGTGGTGGTGGCCTGGGTGTCCTGGACGCTCATGCGATGTCCTCACGACTCGGGGTTGTAGTCCGTGACGGAGCCCGCCACGACGGGGTCAACATGCGCGGTGCGCGGGTTGTTCCCGTCCATCCACCATACGGCAGGCAGGCCAGCCTCAGCGACGGGGTGACCACGTCACGGCCACCCTCTCGGCGCGGGCCCGCAGGGTCCCCACGGGGTCGGCCATCGCGGCCTCGACGTCCTCCTCGCGGTCAGCCACCGCATAGGCCCCGCTCAGCCCGAGCGCCATGGACTCGCGGCGACCGATGAGGACCTGACCGGCCAGCGCGACCGCCGGGGTCGCATGGGCTGCCGCGAGCTCGGCGACTCCCGCGACGACCTTGCCCTGC
The genomic region above belongs to Janibacter limosus and contains:
- a CDS encoding HesB/IscA family protein; the encoded protein is MSVQDTQATTTDGAAETATETHGIVLTDVAAGKVKSLLEQEGRDDLRLRIGVQPGGCSGLIYQLYFDERSLDGDLVREFNGVEVVVDRMSAPYLSEATIDFADTIEKQGFTIDNPNAGSSCACGDSFS